The proteins below come from a single bacterium genomic window:
- a CDS encoding glycosyltransferase family 2 protein yields MRVISVIVCVHNREDLIAEVLEAVFSNSPGARGAAAEGEDDPPLLSLEGHPEAGFEVIVVDDCSRDGTVNEVRRFPVKLLCSVATRGPSLARNEGARCARGEILVFVDSDVVIRPDTLGRILDRMEDRPELGGIAGITSLECPYPNFLSRYQNTFLRYRYLSMPEIIATPWASLMAVRRDAFAAVDGFDVSMKTYEDYDIGYRLGSVDALFHLDKGLDFVHHKEFRFRRLFTDYLRKVANMFSYHLRMRLGGRKAWEAKKPHTWHGHAPHFPPLSVGMPSGAVFNYLIAGPTLVNLAVALALGGFGLYFWISLGLLCIGPLSMTAFWFYLLKTKGFWFTVRGVLTQPALALVAEVAVLVSLARAVFGKTSSDFLGASQ; encoded by the coding sequence ATGCGCGTCATCTCCGTCATCGTCTGCGTGCACAACCGGGAGGACCTGATCGCTGAGGTTCTGGAGGCGGTCTTTTCCAATTCCCCCGGAGCGCGGGGCGCCGCCGCCGAAGGTGAGGACGACCCTCCGCTGTTGAGCCTCGAGGGACACCCGGAGGCGGGTTTCGAGGTCATCGTGGTGGACGACTGCTCCCGGGACGGCACCGTCAACGAGGTCCGGCGGTTCCCGGTGAAGCTCCTCTGCTCCGTGGCGACTCGGGGGCCCTCCCTGGCGAGGAACGAGGGGGCCCGATGCGCCCGGGGCGAGATTCTGGTCTTCGTGGACTCGGACGTGGTCATCCGCCCCGACACCCTCGGGCGCATCCTGGATAGGATGGAGGACCGACCGGAGCTGGGCGGCATCGCCGGAATCACCTCCCTGGAGTGCCCCTACCCGAATTTCCTCTCGCGATACCAGAACACATTTCTGCGCTACCGCTACCTCTCCATGCCGGAAATCATCGCCACGCCGTGGGCCTCGCTCATGGCGGTGCGACGGGACGCCTTCGCCGCCGTGGACGGCTTCGACGTCTCGATGAAGACCTACGAGGACTACGACATCGGCTACCGGCTGGGCTCCGTGGACGCCCTCTTTCATTTGGACAAGGGGCTGGACTTCGTCCACCACAAGGAGTTCCGCTTCCGGCGCCTGTTCACCGACTACCTGCGCAAGGTGGCGAACATGTTCAGTTACCACCTGCGTATGAGGCTGGGCGGCCGGAAGGCCTGGGAGGCGAAAAAGCCCCACACGTGGCACGGCCACGCGCCGCACTTCCCACCACTCTCGGTGGGCATGCCAAGTGGGGCGGTGTTCAACTACCTCATCGCCGGCCCGACTCTCGTCAACCTCGCCGTCGCCCTCGCCCTGGGCGGATTCGGGCTCTACTTCTGGATCAGTCTCGGACTTCTGTGCATCGGCCCCCTCTCGATGACCGCGTTCTGGTTCTACCTCTTAAAAACTAAAGGGTTCTGGTTCACCGTCCGGGGGGTGCTCACCCAGCCTGCCCTGGCGCTGGTGGCCGAGGTCGCGGTGCTGGTTTCCCTCGCGCGGGCGGTCTTCGGAAAAACCTCCTCGGACTTCCTCGGGGCCAGCCAATGA